A single genomic interval of Antechinus flavipes isolate AdamAnt ecotype Samford, QLD, Australia chromosome 1, AdamAnt_v2, whole genome shotgun sequence harbors:
- the VKORC1 gene encoding vitamin K epoxide reductase complex subunit 1, with amino-acid sequence MVSLAGWGSPGMARLALCLAGLALSAYALHVKAERARSREYRAYCDLGESISCSRVFSSPWSKGFGLVEPFLGPESILNQSNSIFGLIFYSQQLLLGCYSAPWASSVLMLSSVLSLLGSLYLAWILLFVLYDFCLVCVTTYAINLGLTILNYRRAKGPLRLQDRNKKHH; translated from the exons ATGGTGTCTCTCGCCGGCTGGGGGAGCCCGGGGATGGCACGGCTCGCGCTTTGCCTGGCGGGGCTCGCGCTCTCAGCTTACGCACTGCACGTGAAGGCGGAGCGCGCCCGGAGTCGGGAGTACCGCGCCTATTGCGACCTGGGCGAATCCATCAGCTGCTCCCGCGTGTTTTCTTCCCC ATGGAGTAAGGGCTTTGGGCTGGTGGAACCCTTCCTGGGTCCTGAAAGCATCCTGAACCAGTCCAACAGTATCTTCGGCCTTATCTTCTATAGCCAGCAGCTCCTTCTGG GCTGCTACAGTGCTCCATGGGCTTCTTCTGTCTTGATGTTGAGCTCCGTGCTTTCTCTTTTGGGTTCACTTTACTTAGCCTGGATCTTGCTTTTTGTGTTGTATGACTTCTGCCTGGTTTGTGTCACCACCTATGCCATCAATTTGGGTCTAACAATACTCAACTACCGGAGGGCAAAGGGGCCCTTGAGACTACAGGACCGAAATAAAAAGCATCACTGA
- the PRSS53 gene encoding serine protease 53 — MTSISYLFSGLYAAEQDCGQRGPGPPKPQEANTIPGEWPWQASVRRQGIHICSGSLVSDTWVLTAAHCFDRTSVTDPSSWTVVLGSLQQEGLSLGAKEVGVVSIHVPQTYSHYTEGSDVALLQLTQSLPQSPICLPQSGHRFPFGASCWATGWGQGTDWAPGILRNLHLRLISRPTCNCLYNRLHLRQLSSPARHGMLCAGIQPGAQGPCQGDSGGPVLCEEPDGHWVQVGIISFSSNCAQEDTPVLLTDLATYAPWLQAQAFGAIFLHQNSEVLESSDEDSCISCGSLKEKGPHPGAPSPWPWDVQLRHLGQFVCGGALVSEEVVLTAAHCFIGRQTLEEWSIGLDRGKEQRGLRQLTLHGAYTHPESGHDIALLLLSQPVILGPSLRPLCLPYASYHLLEGARGWAQGRAHKETDFGSSMAVPVTLLGPKACSRLHAAPMGEGVPILPGMLCGSAVGELLQCEGLSGSPLVQDVMGTWFLAGLQSFGDACRGPVHPGVFTALPNYEDWISSLKWQVYFAEKPEPKEENCPANLRGGLSSW; from the exons ATGACCAGtatctcttatcttttttcaGGACTTTATGCAGCTGAACAAG ACTGTGGTCAACGTGGTCCTGGCCCTCCCAAGCCTCAAGAAGCTAATACCATACCAGGAGAATGGCCATGGCAGGCAAGTGTAAGGCGGCAGGGAATCCACATCTGCAGTGGTtctctagtctcagatacttggGTTCTCACAGCTGCCCATTGTTTTGACAG GACCTCTGTGACGGATCCGAGTTCCTGGACAGTAGTACTAGGCTCTCTGCAGCAAGAGGGGCTTAGCTTAGGGGCAAAAGAAGTAGGTGTGGTTTCTATCCATGTCCCTCAGACATATAGCCACTATACTGAGGGCTCTGACGTAGCTCTCCTTCAACTGACTCAAAGCTTGCCTCAGTCTCCCATCTGCCTGCCCCAGTCTGGCCACCGCTTTCCTTTTGGAGCTTCATGTTGGGCCACTGGATGGGGCCAAGGCACCGATTGGG ctccTGGGATCCTCAGGAACTTGCACCTGCGTCTCATCAGCCGCCCTACCTGTAACTGCCTCTATAATCGGTTGCATTTGCGGCAGCTTTCCAGTCCAGCTCGGCATGGGATGCTGTGTGCTGGGATCCAGCCTGGAGCTCAAGGTCCCTGCCAG GGCGATTCTGGGGGTCCAGTGCTATGTGAGGAGCCAGATGGGCACTGGGTTCAGGTTGGAATCATCAGCTTTTCCTCAAACTGTGCCCAAGAGGACACCCCAGTGCTGCTGACTGACCTGGCCACCTATGCACCTTGGCTACAGGCTCAGGCTTTTGGTGCCATCTTTCTCCACCAGAACTCTGAGGTCTTGGAGAGCAGTGATGAGGACAGCTGTATCT CCTGTGGTTCACTAAAGGAGAAGGGGCCCCATCCAGGTGCTCCTTCTCCATGGCCCTGGGATGTACAACTGAGGCACCTTGGGCAGTTTGTATGTGGAGGAGCCCTAGTGTCTGAAGAAGTGGTACTGACAGCTGCCCATTGTTTTATTGG GCGACAGACCTTGGAGGAGTGGAGCATAGGGTTGGATAGGGGTAAGGAGCAGCGTGGGCTTCGCCAACTCACCCTTCATGGTGCTTACACACACCCAGAGAGTGGTCATGATATTGCACTGCTGCTCTTGTCCCAACCTGTCATCTTGGGTCCCAGTCTTCGGCCCCTCTGCCTGCCTTATGCCTCCTACCATCTACTTGAAGGGGCCCGGGGTTGGGCACAGGGGAGAGCCCACAAGGAAACAG ATTTTGGCTCCTCCATGGCAGTTCCTGTGACTCTCCTTGGCCCCAAAGCCTGCAGCAGACTCCATGCTGCTCCCATGGGAGAGGGTGTCCCTATTCTCCCAGGGATGCTCTGTGGCAGTGCCGTGGGAGAACTTCTCCAGTGTGAG GGCTTGTCAGGATCACCATTGGTGCAGGATGTGATGGGCACATGGTTCCTGGCAGGGCTGCAGAGTTTTGGTGACGCCTGTAGGGGCCCAGTCCACCCTGGGGTCTTTACTGCACTTCCTAACTATGAAGACTGGATTAGCAGCCTTAAATGGCAGGTCTATTTTGCTGAAAAACCTGAACCTAAGGAAGAGAACTGCCCAGCTAACCTAA GAGGTGGTCTTTCTAGCTGGTGA
- the ZNF646 gene encoding zinc finger protein 646: MEDTPALISCPDCQRHFPSLPELARHRELLHHSPPNRNDDEADGIPRPYRCVQCGRGYRHAGSLVNHRRTHEIGRFPCTTCNKDFSNPMALKSHLRTHAPEGRRRHRPPRYKEAASYSQGQMTTTNIWGSVPGPRENWDNQASHGQSTHVWEAGPDPRESSSTWEKPPGHKDDWENKIDSKESIEGWGNTSSSTESPALPAPVNSLLSNLEQYLAESMVDFAGNERPPQSPPAEDERRYKCGQCGKAYKHAGSLTNHRQSHALGVYPCAVCFKEFSNLMALKNHSRLHTQYRPYQCPRCPRAFRLPNELLGHQQAHEGEGKEQSWEEKGEPSANGESGHDRNQFRDPKELNASGELNTSGELDVGELNDSGVEEYRPFRCADCGRTYRHAGSLINHRKSHETGVYPCPVCPKQLFNAAALKNHLRAHLKTRRSGGEEEQHQPPPPTPLPSLMAATRPEVDPKEEENPSTPTATTDHRPYKCNECGRAYRHRGSLVNHRHSHQTGEYQCSLCPRQYPNLMALRNHVRVHFKAARRNGSQGREEPLSHDGEDITLGLEREDSTPSQEEEYPGEEKVQQTTQGEEDPSEEGTTDSHPEVDMTVAQICGLCGMLFDDVQSLKQHGQTHHEGEGNKTESVESPPRAYSCRDCGKTYRHSGSLINHRQTHQTGDFGCGTCAKHFHTVAAMKSHLRRHSRRRSKRHQQQSGEITDGSSSGVIVTDRSESSPEDYQEKDLIVKEEKEKNDFHKDVKVNGITMANGKLENNENCFQGAIQHDKCKQERNEACFQSNEDGKTNEEGLEGKESCFFGNLVTTSSKGGSGDIPALIEGEHKQESVCDAISHGPEALNGWRTSGHHTCHDCGRSFHHTAGLLNHRPCHLPGIYQCSLCPKEFDSLPALRSHFQNHGPGEATSGQPFLCCLCGMIFPGRADYRQHRSQAHDSPGESQGSSEDEEEEELASSSTPLQLSEAELLNQLQREVEGLDGAGYGHICACCGQTYDDLGSLERHHQSLGNISVDRIDETSADIRVKNEILETTVGDSSESTVDPVSQDDTGTNSGECFDSMSRDSMEAVGTVDATSVLEIEGTSVEAAPEAFSSAQPRPFQCNQCGKTYRHGGSLVNHRKTHQTGDFACPICARRYPNLAAYRNHLRNHPRCKGAEPQLGFNPVVESKETQKAAEIGLLQMPSEEPQELKENAVEEITIKKEPEETTIKQEEVPLKDSGIEEGNSEEASMDRPFGCELCGRTYKHAGSLINHRQSHQTGHFGCQACSKGFSNLMALKNHRRIHAEPRRFHCGECGKAFRLRKQLANHQRVHGEQRNGNSGIRKLLPKSSSLPRDERPFRCGQCGRTYRHAGSLLNHRRSHEIGQYSCPTCPKTYSNRMALKNHQRLHSESRRRRTGRARRGCGPRVAVRCALCSRSFPRRASLERHLREHEASSKKELNIIKVPSQTTIKDESQTDISELEGRSHEYEVGAQVDNQTKGTEELVQGPSGLSSGQEGKGESSSWITGKTDGWYINETPVSKPGSQKHATSSDCGFGSPCRQEDNQPNDPDSSSLEGWDSGQTQDQDSSSQSQLELRPFCCAQCGKTYRHAGSLLNHRNTHKTGRYYCQLCSKEFSNPMAAKNHGRIHTATRRFKCPHCGKAFRASRELTSHQRTHAMGQGQAPPQAEEADGQEIETKRDMEDKYMSGQGETHRATKEISGSEIAVKEAKEEELKQAIEEERPFCCTQCGRSYRHAGSLLNHQKAHATGLYPCSLCPKLLPNLLALKNHGRTHTDPKRHRCGVCGKAFRTAARLEGHRRVHAPREGPFSCSHCPRRFRRQISFLQHQQQHEEWTMTGTGDSPTEGGGDLTSPLHPPP, from the exons ATGGAGGATACGCCTGCTTTGATCAGCTGCCCTGATTGTCAGCGTCATTTCCCCAGCCTTCCAGAACTGGCACGTCACCGTGAGCTGCTCCATCATTCACCTCCAAACAGGAATGATGATGAAGCTGATGGGATTCCTCGGCCATACCGATGTGTACAGTGCGGGCGGGGTTACCGTCATGCAGGTAGTCTGGTCAATCATCGACGGACCCATGAGATTGGTCGTTTTCCCTGTACCACATGCAACAAAGACTTCTCCAATCCTATGGCTCTCAAGAGTCACCTAAGGACTCATGCCCCAGAGGGCCGCAGGAGGCATAGGCCCCCCCGCTACAAAGAGGCTGCATCATACAGCCAGGGCCAGATGACTACCACTAACATTTGGGGAAGTGTGCCTGGTCctcgggaaaactgggacaaccAGGCAAGCCATGGACAAAGTACACATGTATGGGAGGCTGGGCCTGATCCTAGAGAATCTTCTAGTACCTGGGAAAAGCCACCTGGACACAAGGATGACTGGGAGAACAAAATAGATTCTAAAGAGAGTATAGAGGGATGGGGAAACACATCAAGTTCTACAGAGTCCCCTGCTCTTCCTGCTCCAGTCAATAGCCTTCTTAGCAATTTAGAGCAGTACTTAGCTGAATCCATGGTGGATTTTGCAGGGAATGAAAGACCACCTCAATCCCCCCCTGCTGAGGATGAACGTCGGTATAAGTGTGGACAGTGTGGCAAAGCCTATAAACATGCTGGAAGTCTAACCAACCACCGTCAGAGCCATGCCCTAGGTGTCTATCCCTGTGCTGTGTGCTTCAAGGAGTTTTCTAACCTTATGGCTCTAAAGAATCATTCTAGGTTACATACTCAATATAGGCCTTACCAATGTCCTCGTTGCCCTCGAGCTTTCCGGCTGCCTAATGAATTGTTGGGACATCAGCAAGCCcatgagggggaagggaaggaacaatcctgggaagaaaaaggagagccATCTGCTAATGGAGAAAGTGGACATGATAGAAATCAATTTCGTGATCCTAAGGAACTTAATGCCTCTGGGGAGTTAAATACTTCTGGAGAGCTTGATGTTGGAGAGCTTAATGATAGTGGAGtagaagaatacaggcctttccGTTGTGCTGATTGTGGCCGTACTTACCGACATGCTGGGAGCCTTATCAATCACCGGAAGAGTCATGAGACTGGTGTCTATCCATGTCCAGTCTGTCCAAAGCAGCTATTCAATGCTGCAGCCCTTAAAAACCACTTACGGGCTCATCTTAAAACTCGTCGTAGTGGGGGGGAAGAAGAACAGCATCAACCACCACCTCCAACACCACTGCCTTCCCTAATGGCCGCAACACGACCAGAAGTTGAcccaaaggaggaagagaatccTTCTACTCCAACTGCTACCACAGACCATCGCCCTTATAAATGCAATGAATGTGGACGGGCTTACCGTCACCGGGGAAGCTTGGTAAACCACCGACACAGCCATCAGACTGGTGAATATCAGTGTTCCCTTTGCCCTCGCCAGTATCCAAATCTCATGGCCCTCCGCAATCATGTGAGGGTGCATTTTAAGGCAGCACGACGCAATGGGAGTCAAGGGAGAGAGGAACCATTGAGTCATGATGGGGAAGATATCACACTTGGCCTAGAAAGGGAAGATTCTACCCCTAGTCAAGAGGAGGAGTACCCAGGAGAGGAGAAGGTACAACAGACAACCCAAGGGGAAGAAGATCCTAGTGAAGAAGGGACAACGGATAGCCATCCAGAAGTAGATATGACAGTAGCACAAATATGTGGTCTTTGTGGGATGCTTTTTGATGATGTGCAAAGCTTAAAACAACATGGCCAAACCCATCATGAAGGGGAGGGTAATAAAACTGAGTCAGTGGAGTCACCTCCAAGGGCCTATTCCTGTAGAGATTGTGGAAAAACTTATCGACATTCAGGAAGTCTCATCAACCACAGACAGACCCACCAGACAGGTGACTTTGGTTGTGGgacatgtgccaagcactttcaTACTGTGGCAGCCATGAAGAGCCACTTACGACGTCATAGTCGGAGGCGGAGCAAGAGGCATCAGCAGCAGAGTGGTGAAATCACTGATGGAAGCAGCAGTGGAGTGATAGTAACAGATAGAAGTGAATCCTCACCAGAGGACTACCAGGAAAAGGATTtgattgtgaaagaagaaaaagagaaaaatgactttCATAAAGATGTAAAAGTGAATGGAATTACTATGGCCAATGGCAAGTTGGAAAACAATGAGAACTGTTTTCAGGGGGCTATTCAGCATGACAAATGTaagcaagaaagaaatgaggcctgCTTCCAGAGTAATGAAGATGGCAAAACCAATGAAGAGGGACTGGAAGGGAAGGAGTCCTGTTTCTTTGGGAACTTAGTAACAACAAGCAGTAAGGGAGGCAGTGGGGACATTCCAGCTTTGATAGAAGGGGAACATAAACAGGAGAGTGTGTGTGATGCCATTTCCCATGGCCCTGAGGCTCTCAATGGTTGGCGGACCTCTGGCCACCACACCTGTCATGACTGTGGGCGATCTTTCCACCATACAGCTGGCTTACTGAACCATCGACCTTGCCACCTGCCAGGCATCTATCAGTGTTCACTCTGCCCTAAGGAATTTGACTCACTCCCTGCTCTACGCAGCCATTTTCAGAACCATGGACCAGGAGAGGCCACATCAGGGCAGCCTTTTCTTTGTTGCCTTTGTGGCATGATCTTCCCTGGGCGGGCAGATTATAGACAGCATAGAAGTCAAGCCCATGATTCCCCGGGTGAAAGCCAAGGTTCTTcagaagatgaagaggaagaggaattgGCCTCTAGCTCCACTCCCTTGCAACTCTCAGAAGCAGAGCTACTAAATCAATTGCAGCGGGAAGTAGAGGGACTGGATGGAGCTGGCTATGGGCACATCTGTGCCTGCTGTGGCCAGACGTATGATGACCTAGGAAGTTTGGAGCGCCACCATCAAAGTCTAGGGAATATTTCTGTAGATAGAATTGATGAGACTTCTGCAGACATCAGAGTGAAGAATGAGATCTTAGAAACAACTGTGGGTGATAGTTCTGAAAGTACTGTGGACCCTGTCTCTCAAGATGACACAGGTACTAATTCTGGGGAGTGTTTTGACTCTATGTCCAGAGACAGTATGGAAGCTGTAGGGACTGTGGATGCGACTTCTGTACTAGAGATAGAAGGCACCAGTGTAGAAGCTGCTCCTGAAGCCTTTTCTTCTGCCCAGCCTCGTCCCTTTCAATGTAACCAGTGTGGTAAGACCTATCGCCATGGTGGGAGCCTGGTAAACCACAGAAAGACACATCAAACAGGAGATTTTGCCTGTCCTATCTGTGCCCGAAGATATCCCAATCTGGCTGCCTACCGAAATCATTTGCGTAATCATCCCCGTTGCAAAGGGGCAGAACCCCAGTTAGGATTCAACCCTGTGGTAGAAAGCAAGGAAACACAAAAGGCAGCAGAGATAGGACTGTTACAGATGCCATCAGAGGAACCACAAGAGCTTAAAGAGAACGCAGTAGAAGAAATAACCATTAAGAAAGAGCCAGAAGAAACCACTATAAAGCAGGAGGAAGTGCCACTAAAAGACAGTGGCATAGAAGAGGGGAATTCAGAAGAAGCCAGTATGGATCGTCCCTTTGGCTGTGAATTGTGTGGTCGGACGTATAAACATGCTGGTAGCCTCATCAACCATCGACAAAGCCATCAAACAGGACACTTTGGCTGCCAGGCGTGCTCCAAGGGTTTCTCTAATCTCATGGCTCTCAAAAACCATCGACGTATTCATGCTGAACCCCGTCGGTTTCATTGTGGAGAATGTGGTAAAGCTTTTCGTTTGCGGAAACAGCTGGCTAACCATCAGCGTGTCCATGGGGAGCAACGAAATGGCAATTCAGGAATTCGAAAGCTGCTGCCCAAATCATCCTCACTACCACGAGATGAACGACCTTTCCGCTGTGGGCAATGTGGAAGGACTTACCGGCATGCAGGAAGCCTCCTAAACCATCGGAGGAGCCACGAGATAGGACAATACAGTTGTCCAACCTGCCCTAAAACATATTCAAACCGTATGGCACTAAAGAACCACCAGCGCCTACACTCAGAAAGTCGGAGACGACGGACAGGCAGGGCAAGGCGTGGGTGTGGGCCTCGGGTAGCTGTTCGCTGTGCTCTTTGTAGCCGAAGTTTCCCTAGACGGGCATCTCTGGAGAGGCATTTACGGGAGCATGAAGCGTCGAGTAAGAAGGAGCTAAATATAATTAAAGTACCCAGCCAAACAACTATCAAAGATGAGAGTCAAACAGATATCAGTGAACTAGAAGGAAGATCACATGAGTATGAAGTTGGAGCTCAGGTTGATAACCAAACCAAGGGCACAGAAGAATTAGTTCAGGGCCCCAGTGGGTTATCAAGTGGTCAGGAAGGCAAGGGAGAGTCATCCTCTTGGATCACTGGGAAAACAGATGGGTGGTATATTAATGAGACACCAGTGAGTAAGCCAGGTAGCCAAAAACATGCTACTTCCAGTGACTGTGGATTTGGGAGTCCATGCAGACAGGAAGATAATCAACCTAATGACCCGGATTCAAGTAGCTTAGAAGGTTGGGATAGTGGGCAGACCCAGGATCAAGATAGCAGTTCTCAGTCTCAGTTAGAACTCCGCCCTTTTTGCTGTGCACAATGTGGCAAGACCTACCGTCATGCAGGCAGCCTTCTAAACCACCGCAATACCCACAAAACAGGCCGATACTACTGTCAACTCTGCTCTAAGGAATTTTCAAATCCCATGGCGGCCAAAAACCATGGTCGTATTCACACAGCAACTCGTCGCTTCAAGTGCCCTCACTGTGGAAAAGCTTTCCGTGCCTCCCGTGAACTGACCAGCCATCAGCGAACCCATGCCATGGGTCAAGGACAGGCCCCACCTCAGGCAGAGGAAGCTGATGGGCAAGAGATTGAGACTAAAAGGGATATGGAAGATAAGTATATGTCAGGGCAAGGGGAGACTCATAGAGCCACCAAAGAAATATCAGGGTCTGAGATAGCTGTGAAGGAAGCAAAAGAAGAGGAGCTAAAACAAGCCATAGAAGAAGAACGTCCCTTCTGTTGCACCCAGTGTGGGCGTTCTTATCGCCATGCTGGCAGCCTGTTGAACCACCAAAAAGCTCATGCTACAGGTCTTTATCCTTGCTCCCTCTGCCCCAAACTACTGCCTAACCTATTGGCCCTCAAGAATCATGGAAGGACACACACAGATCCAAAGCGCCATCGTTGTGGTGTTTGTGGCAAAGCCTTTCGGACAGCAGCCCGACTAGAAGGCCACAGGAGAGTCCACGCACCTCGGGAGGGACCCTTCTCTTGCTCGCATTGCCCTCGCCGCTTCCGCCGCCAAATCAGCTTCTTGCAGCACCAGCAGCAACATGAGGAGTGGACAATGACTGGCACTG gAGATTCACCTACAGAAGGAGGTGGGGATCTCACATCTCCTCTCCATCCACCCCCATGA
- the ZNF668 gene encoding zinc finger protein 668, with product MEVEQVEAPPPHPGYTRAGRRFKCLSCSKTFPNAPRAARHAATHAPSPGPSPEENAAGGGDPGPPPGNSEGAGSGEDGEPAPKPRPFACSLCPKAYKTAPELRSHGRSHTGEKPFPCPECGRRFMQPVCLRVHLASHTGELPFRCPQCPKAYGTLSKLKIHQRCHTGERPYSCADCGKCFADPSVFRKHRRTHAGLRPYGCPRCGKAYAELKDLRNHERSHTGERPFLCSECGKSFSRSSSLTCHQRIHAAQKPYRCPACGKGFTQLSSYQSHERTHSGEKPFLCPRCGRMFSDPSSFRRHQRAHEGVKPYRCDKCNKDFRQPADLAMHRRVHTGDRPFKCPQCDKTFVASWDLKRHALVHSGQRPFRCEECGRAFAERASLTKHGRVHSGERPFHCAACGKSFVVSSSLRKHERTHRGEMVGGLATQELVVGVTLPAGTSVEGPAPPSTVAPGVGVELGESQAGLLGLPTESGRVVASQWQVVGMTLEQVEFRESGAGEAPAPATEGESEGGPPAQEQPLGTAEMPQNVCRECKESFPTAVALRRHERSHPALRPFPCPQCGKGFLDRAGLRKHSRTHSDVRPHACPQCPKAFLSASDLRKHERTHSTPQLPLEPLVALLGMPEEGAA from the exons ATGGAAGTGGAGCAGGTGGAAGCCCCGCCGCCCCACCCAGGCTACACCCGAGCCGGTAGACGATTCAAGTGCCTCTCTTGCTCCAAGACTTTCCCCAACGCCCCTCGGGCTGCCCGGCATGCTGCCACCCATGCTCCCAGTCCTGGGCCCAGCCCTGAGGAGAATGCTGCTGGGGGCGGGGATCCAGGCCCCCCGCCAGGGAACTCGGAGGGCGCGGGCAGTGGAGAGGATGGGGAGCCCGCGCCAAAGCCGCGGCCCTTCGCCTGCTCGCTGTGCCCCAAGGCGTACAAGACGGCGCCAGAGCTGCGCAGCCATGGGCGCAGCCACACCGGAGAGAAGCCCTTCCCGTGCCCGGAGTGCGGCCGGCGCTTCATGCAGCCCGTGTGCCTGCGGGTGCACCTGGCGTCCCACACCGGCGAGCTGCCCTTCCGTTGTCCACAGTGTCCCAAGGCCTACGGCACCCTGTCCAAGCTGAAGATCCACCAGCGCTGCCACACCGGGGAGCGGCCCTACTCCTGCGCAGACTGCGGCAAGTGCTTCGCCGACCCCTCCGTCTTCCGCAAGCACCGGCGCACACACGCTGGTCTGAGGCCCTACGGCTGCCCACGCTGTGGCAAAGCCTACGCGGAGCTCAAGGACCTGCGCAACCATGAGAG GTCTCACACAGGAGAACGCCCATTCCTCTGTTCTGAATGTGGCAAGAGCTTCTCCCGTTCCTCCTCCCTCACCTGCCACCAACGCATCCATGCTGCCCAGAAGCCCTACCGCTGCCCAGCCTGTGGGAAGGGCTTTACACAGCTCAGCTCCTACCAGAGCCACGAGCGCACCCACTCGGGGGAGAAGCCTTTCTTGTGCCCACGCTGTGGCCGGATGTTTTCAGATCCATCTAGTTTTCGCCGCCACCAGCGGGCCCACGAAGGGGTCAAGCCCTATCGATGTGACAAGTGCAACAAGGACTTCCGTCAGCCAGCTGATTTAGCCATGCACCGGCGTGTACACACTGGTGACCGACCATTCAAGTGCCCACAATGTGATAAGACTTTTGTGGCCTCTTGGGACCTGAAGCGACATGCCCTGGTGCACTCAGGCCAGCGGCCTTTCCGCTGTGAGGAATGTGGACGGGCCTTTGCAGAGCGGGCCAGTCTTACCAAGCATGGCCGTGTCCATTCAGGGGAACGGCCCTTCCACTGCGCTGCTTGTGGCAAGTCCTTCGTGGTGTCCTCCAGCCTGAGGAAGCATGAGAGGACCCATCGAGGGGAGATGGTGGGAGGTCTTGCCACCCAGGAGCTAGTCGTAGGGGTCACACTGCCTGCAGGTACCTCTGTAGAAGGGCCGGCACCACCTAGCACAGTGGCTCCTGGAGTGGGTGTGGAACTGGGGGAGTCACAGGCTGGGCTCCTAGGCCTCCCCACAGAGTCAGGCCGGGTTGTAGCCTCCCAGTGGCAAGTGGTGGGCATGACCCTGGAGCAGGTAGAATTCAGGGAGTCTGGGGCAGGAGAGGCCCCAGCACCAGCAACAGAGGGTGAGAGTGAGGGTGGACCCCCCGCCCAGGAGCAACCCCTGGGTACTGCAGAAATGCCCCAGAATGTGTGCCGGGAGTGCAAGGAATCTTTCCCAACAGCAGTGGCTCTTAGGCGTCATGAGCGATCCCACCCTGCACTGCGTCCATTCCCCTGCCCACAGTGTGGAAAGGGCTTCCTGGACAGGGCAGGATTACGCAAGCATAGCCGTACCCACAGTGATGTCCGTCCCCATGCCTGTCCCCAGTGCCCCAAGGCCTTCCTTAGTGCCAGTGACCTCCGCAAACATGAGCGCACTCATTCCACCCCCCAGCTTCCTCTCGAGCCACTGGTTGCCCTCTTGGGGATGCCAGAGGAAGGAGCAGCGTGA
- the LOC127545114 gene encoding uncharacterized protein LOC127545114 — MGEAEADELLDPENFEQLPNLVLTASEEDRAPRPAAVSAEGSSPLCSAVLESLAAAQPANSPSFVDRLLEFPLNPRQPSWAEPPKENLGHKRGLPSSQHPSGESHAGEAGPQGLALSGALTWRSGAPIARRRTSLPRKLAASSGSRPETPASLPLVLAQRRAPLLPDSHPECCGLQKPPLPLQSWQGPRIDSRDQLSGPAFQSQVLKLSALQGTHAEGAGAFALEGTSHIKRGCTYRLYLW, encoded by the exons ATGGGGGAGGCTGAGGCTGATGAACTGCTTGATCCAGAGAACTTTGAGCAG CTGCCCAACCTTGTTCTGACAGCGTCCGAAGAGGACCGAGCCCCTAGGCCGGCGGCGGTCTCAGCCGAGGGGAGCAGCCCGCTCTGCAGCGCCGTTTTGGAGAGCCTAGCGGCAG CTCAGCCGGCAAATAGCCCATCTTTCGTTGACAGACTCCTGGAGTTCCCCTTAAACCCTCGGCAGCCTTCCTGGGCAGAACCTCCAAAGGAAAATCTAGGACACAAAAGAGGCCTTCCATCTAGTCAGCATCCATCCGGGGAATCTCACGCAGGTGAGGCTGGACCCCAGGGACTTGCTCTCTCTGGAGCCCTCACCTGGAGAAGCGGCGCTCCAATTGCTCGTCGTCGGACTTCTCTCCCGAGGAAGCTGGCAGCCTCGAGTGGGAGCCGGCCAGAGACACCTGCTTCTCTCCCGCTGGTTCTGGCCCAGCGCCGGGCTCCTCTCCTGCCTGACAGTCATCCCGAATGCTGTGGGCTGCAGAAGCCGCCACTCCCATTACAGAGCTGGCAGGGGCCTCGCATAGATTCCCGTGACCAGTTGAGTGGCCCGGCCTTCCAAAGCCAGGTGCTGAAGCTGTCTGCCCTGCAAGGGACTCATGCAGAGGGTGCAGGTGCCTTTGCGTTGGAGGGCACAAGCCATATTAAAAGGGGATGTACCTACAGGCTTTATTTGTGGTGA